One Mycolicibacterium sarraceniae genomic window carries:
- a CDS encoding DEAD/DEAH box helicase, with product MTPLTTHPQISFAQLGVRDEIVRALAEDGKEFAFAIQELTLPMALAGDDLIGQARTGMGKTLAFGVPMLQRITTDSERELSGTPRGLVVVPTRELCLQVYEDIASAAKYLRAGDRKLSVTSIYGGRPYEAQIAALQKGVDVVIGTPGRLLDLAQQGHLQLGGLSMLVLDEADEMLDLGFLPDIERILKQIPDQRQAMLFSATMPDPIITLARTFMNQPTHIRAEGVQGAATHDSTEQFVYRAHALDKVEMVSRILQAEGRGATMIFTRTKRTAQKVADELAERGFKVGAVHGDLGQIAREKALKAFRGGDVDVLVATDVAARGIDIDNITHVINYQIPEDEQAYVHRIGRTGRAGKTGIAITLVDWDELDRWEMINTALKLDRADPSETYSNSPHFHEELSIPAGTGGTVGGPRTSPRAAKAQDGTRISSKDKDANRERPTRNRSRRRTRGGEGAAGHVEPTADGTAAPSGDKAAAADGGDDSPARKRRHRRRPRNAAEAPATAG from the coding sequence ATGACACCACTGACAACACATCCCCAGATTTCCTTTGCCCAGCTCGGAGTGCGCGACGAGATCGTCCGGGCACTTGCCGAAGATGGCAAGGAATTCGCATTCGCCATCCAGGAACTGACGCTGCCAATGGCCCTGGCCGGCGATGACCTGATCGGTCAGGCACGCACCGGCATGGGCAAGACGCTGGCCTTCGGCGTGCCGATGCTTCAGCGCATCACCACCGACAGCGAACGCGAACTCAGCGGCACCCCGCGCGGGCTGGTCGTCGTACCGACCCGCGAGCTCTGCCTGCAGGTGTACGAGGACATCGCCAGCGCCGCCAAGTATCTGCGCGCCGGCGACCGCAAACTGTCGGTCACCTCCATCTACGGCGGGCGGCCCTACGAGGCACAGATCGCGGCGCTGCAGAAGGGCGTCGACGTTGTGATCGGCACGCCCGGCCGACTGCTCGATCTCGCCCAGCAGGGTCACCTGCAGCTCGGTGGTCTGAGCATGCTGGTGCTCGACGAAGCCGACGAGATGCTCGACCTGGGCTTCCTGCCCGATATCGAGCGCATCCTCAAGCAGATCCCCGACCAGCGCCAGGCGATGCTGTTCTCGGCGACGATGCCCGACCCGATCATCACGCTGGCGCGGACGTTCATGAACCAGCCCACCCACATCCGGGCCGAGGGCGTACAGGGCGCAGCCACCCACGACAGCACCGAGCAGTTCGTCTATCGCGCACACGCACTGGACAAGGTCGAGATGGTCAGCCGCATCCTGCAGGCCGAGGGCCGCGGCGCGACGATGATCTTCACCCGCACCAAACGCACGGCGCAGAAGGTGGCCGACGAGCTCGCCGAGCGCGGATTCAAAGTGGGGGCCGTGCACGGCGACCTCGGCCAAATCGCCCGCGAGAAGGCACTCAAGGCCTTCCGCGGGGGTGACGTCGACGTCCTGGTCGCGACTGACGTCGCGGCCCGAGGCATCGATATCGACAACATCACCCACGTCATCAACTACCAGATCCCCGAAGACGAACAGGCCTACGTGCACCGCATCGGCCGCACCGGCCGGGCCGGTAAGACCGGTATCGCGATCACCCTCGTCGACTGGGACGAGCTCGACCGCTGGGAGATGATCAACACCGCGCTCAAGCTCGACCGCGCCGACCCCTCGGAGACCTACTCTAATTCGCCACACTTCCACGAAGAGCTCAGCATCCCCGCCGGCACCGGCGGCACAGTCGGCGGCCCGCGCACGTCGCCGCGGGCCGCCAAGGCTCAGGACGGAACCCGGATCAGCTCCAAGGACAAGGACGCCAACCGGGAGCGGCCCACCCGCAATCGATCCCGTCGGCGCACCCGCGGTGGTGAGGGAGCCGCCGGACACGTCGAGCCGACTGCCGACGGCACCGCTGCCCCCTCCGGGGACAAGGCCGCGGCGGCTGACGGCGGTGACGACAGCCCGGCTCGCAAGCGCCGGCACCGGCGTCGGCCGCGCAACGCCGCCGAGGCCCCCGCAACCGCAGGCTGA
- a CDS encoding Rv3212 family protein, which produces MVRPERRTKGDLVAAATIALVVAVISALFWWNSSARATISRPATSPAPNPVPARVVPDTLHPLWTAVSARTLSPIVVGGTVLAADGTTVEGRDPRTGQTRWTFARDTELCGVSYVYDLAVAVYPDIRGCGQVSGINGGTGHRGATRTSYADKHVVLSSNGSAVLSAGPTRLELWRSDLVRMLSYGEIDARVKPVNQGLGTGCTLMSAAASDEAVSVLEACRDQKDLRLTLLKPAKEEDEPDTKNVPLPGVAPDSEARVLAVSGTTTAVYLPTPQPEIAVYDDTGTMVASTLLKKAPLLVNPAQAVTRAGDMFTWWTGDSVEVFDSRLSYRYSINASAAVAPLGPGAMMAGRLLIPLTNGIGVYDPANGAEDRVITVEHPDGSGPVVPTVTDSKVIEQRGAALVAYGP; this is translated from the coding sequence ATGGTCAGACCTGAGCGCCGCACCAAGGGCGATCTCGTTGCGGCGGCGACGATCGCGCTTGTCGTGGCCGTCATCTCCGCCCTGTTCTGGTGGAACAGCTCGGCGCGGGCCACGATCAGCCGGCCCGCCACCTCACCGGCACCCAATCCGGTTCCGGCACGGGTCGTTCCTGACACACTGCACCCACTGTGGACCGCGGTCAGCGCCCGCACGCTGAGCCCGATCGTGGTCGGCGGCACCGTGCTGGCCGCCGACGGAACGACCGTCGAGGGCCGTGATCCGCGGACCGGCCAGACCCGGTGGACCTTCGCCCGCGACACCGAGCTGTGCGGGGTGTCCTACGTCTACGACCTCGCCGTCGCGGTCTACCCCGATATCCGCGGCTGCGGGCAGGTCAGCGGGATCAACGGCGGCACCGGGCACCGCGGCGCGACCCGCACGTCGTACGCCGACAAACACGTGGTGCTCAGCTCCAACGGGAGCGCTGTTCTCTCGGCCGGTCCCACCCGGCTGGAGCTGTGGCGCTCGGATCTGGTGCGGATGCTGTCCTACGGCGAGATCGACGCCCGGGTCAAGCCGGTCAACCAGGGACTCGGCACCGGCTGCACCCTGATGTCGGCGGCCGCGAGCGATGAGGCGGTGTCGGTTCTGGAAGCCTGCCGGGACCAGAAGGACCTGCGGCTGACCCTGCTCAAGCCGGCCAAAGAAGAAGACGAACCCGACACCAAGAACGTGCCGCTGCCGGGCGTCGCACCCGACTCCGAGGCGCGCGTGCTGGCCGTGTCGGGCACCACCACCGCGGTGTACTTACCGACGCCCCAACCCGAGATCGCCGTCTACGATGACACCGGCACGATGGTCGCCAGCACGCTGCTGAAAAAGGCTCCGCTGTTGGTGAACCCGGCCCAGGCCGTCACCCGCGCCGGTGACATGTTCACCTGGTGGACCGGTGACAGCGTCGAGGTCTTCGACAGCCGCCTGTCCTACCGCTACAGCATCAACGCATCGGCCGCCGTCGCCCCGCTGGGCCCGGGCGCGATGATGGCCGGGCGCCTGCTCATCCCGTTGACCAACGGCATCGGCGTGTACGACCCGGCCAACGGCGCCGAAGATCGGGTGATCACCGTCGAGCACCCGGACGGCTCGGGCCCCGTGGTCCCCACCGTCACCGATTCGAAGGTGATCGAGCAGCGCGGCGCCGCGCTGGTCGCATACGGCCCTTAG
- a CDS encoding MarR family winged helix-turn-helix transcriptional regulator translates to MAVSKKRRGGLAASSAVADDFLIQLEQATRGLLALNVSVLERMEKRIGLAPLRALQSLERLGPSMVTELGDNLDLLSSTASRLSDRLAEAGYITRAVSPTNRRATLLELTDAGRAVLDDLETLRVQAFGEVAALMSDVDRAALVQGTRAFTEAHRELSDRARQDRTGPVPTRAEDTRGSA, encoded by the coding sequence ATGGCTGTATCGAAGAAGCGCAGGGGCGGGCTCGCTGCGTCCAGCGCCGTCGCCGATGACTTCCTGATTCAACTCGAGCAGGCCACCCGAGGGCTGCTCGCACTGAACGTTTCAGTGCTCGAGCGGATGGAAAAGCGCATCGGACTGGCGCCACTGCGCGCATTGCAGTCCCTGGAGCGCCTGGGGCCCAGTATGGTCACCGAGCTTGGCGACAACCTTGATCTGCTGTCGTCGACAGCGAGCCGACTCAGCGATCGACTGGCCGAAGCCGGCTACATCACCCGCGCCGTGTCGCCGACGAATCGGCGCGCGACCCTGCTGGAACTCACCGATGCCGGTCGCGCCGTACTCGACGACCTCGAGACCTTGCGGGTGCAGGCCTTCGGTGAGGTCGCTGCGCTCATGAGTGATGTCGACCGAGCGGCGCTCGTCCAGGGCACCCGGGCATTCACCGAAGCCCACCGGGAGCTGTCCGACCGCGCGCGGCAGGACCGCACGGGTCCGGTTCCAACCCGCGCTGAGGATACACGCGGATCTGCTTAA
- a CDS encoding alpha/beta hydrolase: MQHLIGQQSLTSGWLPPLVQLITLTAVVTAVGWRSRRWRTRWLPTAAVLGGAFAVAVNVYLGAIGVAGDPAPRRLWWWVGLTGLTLVTAAAGWRDARWWRRTLGLACVPACALCAALVVNQWVGYFPTVHSAWSQLTVSPLPDQTDRMTVTAMQLARIRPSRGVVVPVTISAAASRFQHRDELVYLPPAWFAANPPPRLPVVMMIGAQFNTPADWLRAGGAVHAIDDFAAAHGGNAPVFVFVDATGAFDNDTECVNGIRGNASFHLTKDVVPFMISNFGVSADRRHWGVVGWSMGGTCAVELAVRRPELFSTFIDIAGDLGPNSGTKAQTIARLFGGDADAWAAFDPTTVITRHGHYSAVSGLFAVATKDQPLRGGGPDLANPEGQDQAAQTLCRVGSAHGIECSVLGLPGHHDWLFAAQAFNAALQWLAGQLRTPAVPAIPMPGAPPALPAPVTAVSSLADPPAAK; the protein is encoded by the coding sequence GTGCAGCACCTCATCGGGCAGCAGTCACTGACGTCTGGCTGGCTACCCCCGCTCGTCCAACTCATCACGCTCACCGCTGTCGTGACGGCAGTGGGATGGCGGTCGCGGCGATGGCGCACACGGTGGCTGCCGACGGCTGCGGTCCTTGGCGGCGCATTCGCGGTCGCGGTCAACGTCTACCTCGGTGCGATCGGCGTAGCTGGCGACCCCGCGCCGCGTCGGCTGTGGTGGTGGGTCGGGCTGACCGGCCTCACACTCGTCACCGCCGCGGCCGGATGGCGCGACGCGCGGTGGTGGCGACGCACCCTGGGGCTGGCGTGCGTGCCGGCCTGTGCCCTCTGTGCGGCGCTCGTGGTCAACCAGTGGGTCGGGTACTTCCCGACTGTGCACTCCGCGTGGAGCCAGTTAACGGTGAGCCCTCTTCCCGATCAGACCGACCGAATGACTGTCACCGCGATGCAGCTCGCCCGTATCCGCCCAAGCCGTGGCGTGGTCGTACCCGTAACAATCAGTGCCGCGGCATCGCGTTTCCAGCATCGCGATGAGCTGGTCTATCTGCCGCCGGCGTGGTTCGCCGCCAACCCGCCACCGCGGCTGCCGGTGGTGATGATGATCGGCGCGCAGTTCAACACCCCGGCTGACTGGCTGCGTGCCGGAGGTGCGGTGCACGCGATCGACGACTTCGCGGCCGCGCACGGCGGAAACGCGCCGGTGTTCGTTTTCGTCGACGCCACCGGGGCGTTCGACAACGACACGGAATGTGTCAACGGAATCCGCGGGAACGCCTCCTTCCACCTCACCAAAGATGTTGTGCCCTTTATGATCTCCAACTTCGGTGTCAGCGCCGATCGGCGCCACTGGGGTGTCGTTGGCTGGTCGATGGGTGGCACGTGCGCCGTCGAACTGGCCGTACGCCGTCCGGAATTGTTCAGCACCTTCATCGACATCGCCGGTGACCTGGGCCCGAACTCGGGCACCAAGGCGCAGACCATCGCGCGATTGTTCGGCGGTGACGCCGACGCGTGGGCCGCGTTCGACCCGACCACGGTGATCACCCGTCATGGCCACTACAGCGCCGTATCGGGGCTGTTCGCCGTGGCCACCAAGGACCAGCCGCTCAGGGGCGGCGGTCCCGATCTCGCCAACCCCGAAGGTCAGGACCAGGCCGCCCAAACGTTGTGCAGAGTGGGCTCGGCACATGGCATCGAGTGCTCGGTGCTCGGCCTGCCCGGGCACCACGATTGGCTGTTCGCTGCCCAGGCGTTCAACGCTGCACTGCAGTGGCTCGCCGGCCAGCTGAGAACCCCTGCTGTGCCAGCCATCCCGATGCCGGGCGCGCCGCCAGCCCTACCAGCCCCGGTCACTGCGGTGTCATCGCTCGCCGACCCACCGGCGGCCAAGTAG
- a CDS encoding cation:proton antiporter domain-containing protein — translation MNDTAHYALIILFSSAVGLVAVLANRLTERVKIPVALLVLVGAAVAVNAQPALHAPSTQTVQRVITLALVLVLFDGGMHIGGSRFRSAIVPILSIGVVGTFFTAAGGALVLHYVCGISWYLAVLVATAVAPTDPAVVFSVLGKRQIAGRSGTILEGESGANDPVGISLMVSLLAAGGLSVAGFASVGTEFAQQMVIGASVGVIGGRALLIFIRRVPLPSEGIYPLRTLACSLMLYGVATLAHGSGFLAVFVAGIVIGDARAPYQSEVKRFHAAMAGLAEIVAFAVLGLTVDLHVLAHPDVWIPGLVLAIALTIAIRPLGVGVCLIPVRLKNNERAFILLAGLKGAVPILLGEFLRAAHVPDAERLYGIVVVVVAFSVLVQGSSVPSLASLLRLPMRTVDPEPWAVAVRLRDEPHGVHRLTVAPGSTAEGWTIESLGDHAGDIWVSMVVRTSGLVPVRADTELHAGDEVVILAVPELRETLTALFVRS, via the coding sequence GTGAACGACACTGCCCATTACGCGCTGATCATTTTATTCTCCAGTGCCGTCGGATTGGTTGCGGTGCTGGCGAACCGACTCACCGAGCGGGTAAAGATCCCGGTGGCCCTGCTGGTACTGGTCGGCGCAGCGGTGGCCGTGAACGCGCAACCCGCGCTGCACGCACCGTCGACACAGACGGTGCAGCGAGTGATCACTCTCGCACTGGTGTTGGTGTTGTTCGACGGCGGCATGCACATCGGCGGGTCGCGCTTCCGCTCGGCGATCGTCCCGATCCTGTCGATCGGTGTCGTCGGGACCTTCTTCACCGCCGCCGGTGGTGCGCTAGTGCTGCACTACGTGTGCGGGATCAGCTGGTACCTCGCGGTGCTGGTGGCCACCGCTGTCGCCCCCACGGATCCGGCCGTGGTGTTCTCCGTGCTGGGTAAGCGCCAAATCGCGGGGCGCAGTGGCACCATCCTGGAGGGCGAGTCCGGCGCCAACGATCCGGTCGGCATCTCCCTGATGGTCAGCCTGCTCGCCGCCGGTGGCCTCAGCGTCGCCGGCTTCGCCAGCGTGGGAACCGAGTTCGCACAGCAGATGGTGATCGGCGCGAGCGTTGGTGTCATCGGCGGGCGCGCACTGCTCATCTTTATCCGCCGCGTACCGCTGCCCAGCGAGGGCATCTACCCCCTGCGAACGTTGGCCTGCAGCCTCATGCTCTACGGCGTCGCCACGCTGGCCCACGGGTCCGGATTCCTCGCCGTGTTCGTCGCCGGCATTGTGATCGGCGACGCCCGCGCGCCCTACCAGTCGGAAGTCAAACGATTCCATGCCGCCATGGCCGGGCTCGCCGAAATCGTGGCCTTCGCAGTTCTCGGCTTAACCGTCGACCTGCACGTGCTTGCGCATCCCGACGTGTGGATTCCCGGACTGGTGCTCGCCATCGCCCTTACGATTGCGATCCGGCCGTTGGGGGTGGGGGTCTGCCTGATTCCGGTGCGGCTGAAGAACAATGAACGCGCCTTCATTCTGCTGGCGGGCCTCAAGGGCGCGGTGCCCATCCTGCTCGGCGAGTTCCTACGAGCCGCTCATGTCCCTGACGCCGAACGCCTCTACGGCATCGTGGTGGTCGTCGTCGCCTTCTCGGTGCTGGTACAGGGCAGCTCGGTACCCAGCCTTGCAAGTCTGCTGCGCCTGCCCATGCGCACCGTCGACCCCGAGCCCTGGGCAGTCGCCGTGCGACTGCGCGACGAACCGCACGGGGTCCACCGGCTCACCGTCGCCCCCGGATCGACAGCCGAGGGATGGACCATCGAAAGCCTCGGCGACCATGCCGGCGACATCTGGGTGAGCATGGTGGTCCGCACCAGCGGCCTGGTGCCCGTGCGCGCGGACACCGAACTGCACGCCGGCGACGAGGTCGTCATACTCGCCGTTCCCGAACTCCGCGAAACACTCACGGCTCTCTTCGTCCGCTCGTAA
- a CDS encoding DUF6611 family protein: MQDTRVTPAADRTLRPSSRLTRTPVRWRTWVLDGERSWGSIDVQPGECGTLRHRLVVFPPSITGTERRLLRLSRAWPVWGAALWLMSEVCLSSALRPWAAFGISTMVYLGIEAALIRRVGALRPQARTLSAEPDRRLPPRSALRADLGRDQNPSHRARKCGLDAR; the protein is encoded by the coding sequence ATGCAAGATACGCGCGTGACACCGGCTGCTGACAGGACGCTGCGACCTTCGAGCCGGCTAACCAGAACACCTGTGCGGTGGCGGACTTGGGTGCTGGACGGCGAGCGCTCATGGGGCTCGATCGACGTCCAGCCAGGTGAATGTGGCACCCTGCGGCACAGATTGGTGGTTTTCCCGCCGAGCATCACGGGGACTGAACGTCGCCTGCTGCGGCTGTCGCGGGCCTGGCCAGTGTGGGGTGCAGCGCTGTGGCTGATGTCGGAGGTCTGTCTGAGCAGTGCGCTACGGCCTTGGGCGGCGTTCGGCATCTCGACAATGGTCTATCTCGGGATAGAGGCGGCGCTCATCAGGAGAGTCGGAGCGCTACGTCCGCAGGCGCGGACGCTTTCAGCTGAGCCTGATCGCCGTTTACCGCCTAGATCGGCGCTCCGCGCCGATCTAGGCAGAGACCAAAATCCTAGTCACCGCGCTCGCAAATGCGGACTCGATGCGCGCTGA
- a CDS encoding ParA family protein: MVTVTRVLAVANQKGGVAKTTTVASLGAAFVDAGKRVLLIDLDPQGCLTFSLGTDPDKLPVSVHEVLLGDVEPSAALVDTAEGMTLLPANIDLAGAEAMLLMRAGREYALKRALAKLDQFDVVIIDCPPSLGVLTLNGLTAADEVIVPLQCETLAHRGVGQFLRTVDDVQQITNPNLKLLGALPTLYDSRTTHSRDVLLDVADRYDLPVLAPPIPRTVRFAEASASGSSVLAGRKSKGGTAYRDLAASLLTYWKSGKALPTFAPEV; this comes from the coding sequence ATGGTCACTGTGACCCGAGTATTGGCGGTTGCCAACCAAAAGGGTGGGGTAGCCAAAACGACCACGGTCGCGTCTCTGGGTGCGGCTTTCGTAGATGCGGGCAAGCGAGTCTTGCTCATCGACCTCGACCCGCAGGGCTGTCTGACGTTCTCGCTGGGTACCGACCCGGACAAGCTGCCGGTGTCGGTGCACGAGGTGCTGCTCGGCGACGTCGAGCCCAGCGCCGCCCTGGTGGACACGGCCGAAGGCATGACGCTGTTGCCGGCCAATATCGATCTGGCCGGTGCCGAGGCCATGCTGCTGATGCGAGCTGGGCGCGAGTACGCCCTGAAGCGCGCACTGGCCAAGCTGGACCAGTTTGACGTGGTGATCATCGACTGTCCGCCCTCGCTGGGCGTGCTCACCCTCAACGGGCTGACCGCGGCCGACGAGGTGATCGTGCCGCTGCAATGCGAGACCCTGGCCCATCGTGGTGTGGGCCAGTTTCTGCGCACGGTCGACGACGTGCAGCAGATCACCAACCCGAACCTCAAGTTGCTGGGCGCGCTGCCCACGCTCTACGACTCGCGCACCACCCACAGCCGCGACGTGCTGCTCGACGTCGCCGACCGCTACGACCTGCCGGTGCTGGCTCCGCCGATCCCGCGGACCGTGCGCTTTGCCGAGGCCAGTGCGTCCGGATCGTCGGTGCTGGCTGGCCGAAAGAGCAAGGGCGGCACGGCTTATCGCGATCTGGCGGCCTCGTTGCTGACGTACTGGAAGTCCGGCAAGGCGCTGCCGACGTTCGCCCCTGAGGTCTAA